In Corvus moneduloides isolate bCorMon1 chromosome 12, bCorMon1.pri, whole genome shotgun sequence, the following proteins share a genomic window:
- the BRD7 gene encoding bromodomain-containing protein 7 → MGKKHKKHKSDKHPYEEYVEKPLKLVLKVGGNEVAELSTGNAGLDSSLYEDKSEHEKHKDRKRKKRKKGEKQVPGEEKEKRKRKVKEDKRKRDRDHGDSEGEQEMKCQTPVRMELSPEKPLTSTLSKQEEVEQTPLQEALNQLMRQLQRKDPSSFFSFPVTDFIAPGYSMIIKNPMDFSTMKEKIKNNGYQSIEELKDNFKLMCNNAMIYNKPDTIYYKAAKKLLHSGMKILSQERIQSLKQSIEFMADLQKTRKQKDKTELQQTGEEENGPGKDRAEPMDGDTKAFKTPSKEHKKKDKDLLEDKLRSTSLEREQEQIDRIVRESGGKLTRRLANSQCEFERRKPDGTTTLGLLNPVDLAAGEPGYCPVKLGMTAGRLQSGVNTLQGFKEDKRNKVTPVAYLNYGPFSSYAPTYDSTFANISKEDSDLIYSTYGEDSNQGSSSIQDFFMKSQDYPLLMADSLLDVLTKGGHSRALRELEMPLEEAEGPHERSDAMKDVKVMEMDIAARLDANSDRLTALKAVTNFGMPIEEFDSEEAEIFQRKLDETTKLLRELQDAQNERLSTKPPPNMICLLGPSYREMHLAERVTNNLKELAQQVTPGDIVSTYGIRKAMGISVPLPETEDNWVDLTEDFEEPKKTITVPENECGAVTG, encoded by the exons ATGGGGAAGAAGCATAAGAAGCACAAGTCGGACAAACATCCCTACGAGG AATACGTAGAGAAGCCACTGAAGCTGGTGCTGAAAGTTGGAGGGAATGAAGTTGCTGAGCTCTCCACTGGAAATGCAGGACTTGATTCCAGCCTCTACGAAGATAAATCAGAACATGAAAAAcacaaggacagaaaaagaaaaaagagaaagaaaggagaaaaacaagttcctggagaagaaaaggagaaaagaaagagaaaagttaaG GAGGATAAAAGGAAACGAGATCGAGACCATGGAGACAGTGAGGGAGAACAGGAAATGAAATGTCAGACCCCGGTCAGAATGGAATTGTCGCCAGAGAAACCACTGACGAGTACTTTATCAAAGCAGGAAG AGGTGGAACAGACACCCCTTCAGGAAGCTCTGAATCAACTCATGAGACAGCTGCAGAG AAAGGATCCaagttctttcttttcatttcctgtgaCTGACTTTATTGCCCCTGGCTATTCCATGATCATTAAAAACCCAATGGATTTTAGTACCATGAAAGAGAAGATCAAGAACAATGGGTACCAGTCCATAGAAGAATTAAAG GATAACTTCAAACTGATGTGTAATAATGCAATGATTTACAACAAACCAGACACCATTTACTACAAAGCTGCAAAAAAACTGCTGCACTCAGGGATGAAGATACTCAGCCAG GAGAGAATTCAGAGCCTGAAACAAAGTATAGAATTCATGGCTGACCTGCAGAAGACAAGGAAGCAGAAGGACAAGACAGAACTGCAGCAAactggggaagaggaaaatggtCCTGGGAAAGACAGAGCAGAACCTATGGATGGTGACACCAAAGCATTCAAAACACCTAGCAAAGAGCACAAAAA GAAGGACAAAGACCTGCTCGAAGACAAATTACGAAGCACCAGCTTGGAAAGGGAACAAGAGCAGATTGATCGGATTGTTAGGGAGTCTGGAGGCAAGTTAACCAGGCGCCTTGCAAACAGCCAA TGTGaatttgaaagaagaaaaccagatgGTACAACCACTCTGGGCCTTCTTAATCCAGTTGACCTTGCTGCAGGAG AACCAGGTTACTGCCCTGTAAAGCTGGGAATGACAGCAGGAAGGCTTCAGTCAGGGGTTAATACATTACAAGGGTtcaaagaagataaaagaaacaaGGTTACTCCAG TGGCATACTTGAATTACGGCCCCTTCAGTTCCTATGCGCCAACCTACGATTCAACATTTGCCAACATAAGCAAAGAAGATTCTGACTTAATCTATTCAACATATGGGGAAGACTCTAATCAAGGATCTTCCAG tattcaagatttttttatgaAATCCCAGGATTATCCTCTCTTAATGGCTGATAGTTTGCTTGATGTTCTAACTAAAGGAGGACATTCTAGAGCTCTCAGAGAACTAGAAATG CCATTGGAGGAAGCTGAAGGCCCACATGAAAGAAGCGATGCAATGAAAGATGTAAAG gttatGGAAATGGATATTGCTGCCAGGTTGGACGCTAATAGTGACAGACTTACAGCTCTAAAAGCAGTTACAAACTTTGGCATGCCTATAGAAGAGTTTGATTCTGAGG AGGCTGAAATCTTCCAGAGGAAACTTGATGAAACAACAAAGCTGCTCAGAGAACTCCAGGATGCTCAAAATGAACGACTGAGTACAAAACCACCCCCTAACATGATTTGTCTTCTGGGTCCATCTTACAGAGAAATGCATTTGG CGGAGAGAGTAACCAATAACCTGAAAGAACTTGCCCAGCAAGTGACTCCAGGTGATATTGTCAGTACCTATGGAATCCGGAAAGCAATGGGAATCTCGGTTCCCCTGCCTGAGACAGAAGACAACTGGGTAGATCTGACAGAGG ACTTTGAAGAGCCTAAGAAGACCATCACTGTCCCTGAAAATGAGTGTGGTGCAGTTACAGGCTGA